In Pantoea cypripedii, the DNA window TCATTGCTAACCTGTGCTGGACCGTCGCATACGATACACAATACGCGATGGTGGACAGGGATGATGATCTGAAGATTGGGGTGAAATCGACGGCGATTCTGTTTGGTCGTTATGACAAGCTGATCATCGGCCTGCTGCAACTGGCGACGCTGGGTCTGATGGTGGTGGTGGGATTATTGCTGAATCTGAATGGCGCATTTTACTGGTCGCTGCTGCTGGCCGCAGGCTTGTTTGTCCATCAGCAGAAACTGATTGCCCGGCGTGAGCGTGATCCCTGCTTCCAGGCGTTCCTCAACAATAACTACGTTGGCCTGGTGCTGTTTATTGGCATCCTGTTGAATACCCTGCCGTTTATTAATTTGATGTAGTAGCGGTATATCAGACGAAAAAAAAGCCGTCATCGGTAAAGGATGGCGGCTTTTTTATTTCTGACTGACCTTAGTCGTGAGCGGTGGCGCTTTCAATCGTCAGGCGCACATCGCTGGTGACCAGCTCTGCCAGCATCTGCCACATAATTTGCGTGCGTTGCACATCGGCATCGCCGCTGTCGTTGATATAGCCCTCATCACGCAGGGTCATCACCAGCGTCGTGAATACCGCTTTATCAAAGAACTCTGGTGCGTTAATGCCGTGAAGCACGGACAGGCGCTGCGCCAGCGTGCGGCTCTCTTTCTCCAGCGTGCCACGGTTGATGCCGGGTTTTGCGCTGAGGATAGAGAAGGTAATGGCAAAGCGCTGTAAGGTTTCACGAATACCGGCTGCCAGCAGCTGAAGGGTACGATAGCGTGCAGCACTCAGCTTCAGCATACCATCCTGTTGGCTAACCAGACCCTGGCGCACCATTTCGCCACACAGGTCCTGCAGCAAGGCAGGTAACTCTTCGCTGCTCCAGCGCAGGAACAGTTCACTCTTCAGCATTGGATACACCAGGCTTACCTGACGCAGTAACTCCGCTTCATCGATTTCCCGGTGCTGCTGCACAATCGCGGCAATCAGTGATGGCATCACCAGCATATGCTGGATGTTGTTGCGGTAGTAAGTCATCAGTACCGCCTGCTCGCGCGGCAGAATGATGATGTCACCAATGTTGTCCTGCTCGGTCTCAAACTTGTTCATGCCCATGGCGTGATCAAGCAGCGCTTCAGCATTGAGATCCGGCACGGTGGATTCTGATGAGTAGGGGACATTGCGCAGCAATTGGGTATAGCATTCCAGTTGCTCGATCAGTTGTTCACGAGTCAGCGAACGCTGACGCGATGCCAGCAGCGCAGTAACGCACAGATTCATCGCGTTGGCGGCACCGGCTTCGTTAATCCGCACCATCAGACGGTTCGCAATGTCATTCACTGCGGGGGTCATCCACGCCTGACGCGGTGGTTCAATCGGATCGATGGACTCACGCCATTCCGGCACATGTTTGTTCAGGTAATTCACCAGCGGCAGCGGTTCGCCGAAGTTGACATAGCCCTGGCCCAGATTGCGCAGCTTACGCAGGCCGTGCACCATCTGCATAAAGCCTTCTTTTTCTTTCACCGCCCCGCGTAGTTCTTTGGCGTAGGTGCCGACTTCCATCACATGCTCGTAACCAATGTAAATCGGCACGAAGGTAATCGGACGGCTGCTGCCACGCAACAGGGCCTGTAACGTCATCGACAGGGTGCCGGTTTTCGGATCCAGCAGTCGGCCGGTACGTGAACGCCCGCCCTCGACAAAGTATTCAACCGAGTAGCCGCGATTAAACAACTCGCCAAGATATTCACGAAAAACAGTGGAATAGAGCTTGTTGCCTTTGAATGTACGGCGAATAAAGAACGCGCCCAGGCGACGGAAAATCGGACCCGCAGGCCAGAAGTTAAGATTGATACCGGCAGCGATGTGCGGGGGGACCAGACCCTGGTGGTAAAGCACATAGGAGAGCAGCAGGTAATCCATATGGCTGCGGTGGCAGGGAACATAGACAAGCTCGTGTCCATCCTGCGCCAGCTGACGCACGCGCTCGCCGCCATTAACGTTGATACCCTGATAGAGACGGCTCCACATCCATCCCATTACACGGTCAGTGACGCGAATAGCCTCATACGAGAAGTCAGCCGCAATCTCTTCCATCATTTCAATGGCGTTCTGCTGTGCCTTCTCATGGGAAATCTTTTTGCTGCGTGCTTCATCTTCCACTGCTTTTTCAATAGCTTTGGATTGCAAGAGCTTGTTGAACAGATCCTGACGGGCGGGTAAACGCGGGCCGATGGCAGCCAAACGCTGGCGGGCAAAGTGAATACGCGCCACGCGGGCCAGCTTTTGTGCAATTGATTTGTCAGTGCCGTGTTCGGAGGCCATCTGACGCAGCGACACCGTCGGCGAGAAGCGGACAAAGCTGTCGCGGCCATGCCAGAGAATGGCAAAGAACTTCTGAACACCGTTAAGAATGCGCAGATGTGGCGTCTGTTCGCCCTGTACTTCACGCCCTGGTGCGCGCCCAAACATCACCGACACCGGCAGCATTTGCACATCCAACTCAGGATTGCTGCGATGCAGATCGAGATAGTCATGAAATAGCTTCACTGACTCCAGATTCGGCACGAAATAAGGGAAAACGCGCGGACCGTCGTGGATAAAGACATAGCGAGGCAACAATGTGCCATCAATTTCCAGCGGTGTGAGCGGATCTGGCAGATCGTGTTTCAGACACTGCGAACGCAGTGTGAGCAGATCGGCCTTGGAATCGTAAGGCAGCACATATAGGATCGGCCGCGTCGGATCTAACCCATGTTCAGACACAGGATCCGACGGAATAGCCTTACTCTTTACCAAAATGGAGAGTGGTAAATTCAATAATTTATAATAAAGTTTACGCCAACCTGACATAGACAACTTCAAGCCTCTTGTTAGCAAAGCGCGGCAAGCATACCAGAAAGTGCCGCGAAGATCTGTGGCTGTGCCATTCCCGGCTGCCCAGACATTGACGTCAAAACGAGTAAAGGGTTCAACGACATGGCAAATAACGTCACCGGTATTCTCAGAATAGTAAAAGCTGCCGGTTATTCCTGGCGGGGATTGCGTGCCGCCTGGCAACATGAAGCGGCGTTTCGCCAGGAGACCATCGCCGCACTGGTGGCGATGGTGGTGGCATGCTGGCTGGATGTTGACGCCGTTTCCCGTGTGCTGATGATTGGTTCTGTGGTGCTGGTGGTCATTGTCGAGATCATGAATAGTGCCATTGAAGCCGTCGTTGATCGCATCGGTCAGGAGCGCCACCCGTTGGCAGGACGCGCTAAGGATATGGGGTCGGCTGCCGTATTGTTGGCTATCTTACTGGCTGTTTTCGTCTGGATCGCGCTGCTTTGGTCGCATGTGCGATAAGGATTCCGGATTCATCAACTCGCTGATTTTTCCCTCAGTTTTGGTTTCCATTTCGCCAATACCTGTATATACTCACAGCGACTGTATAAACAACCAGGGGGCGGGATGAAAGCGTTAACCAGCAGGCAGCAACAGGTCTATGATCTGATTCGCGACCATATCAACCAGACGGGCATGCCGCCAACGCGTGCGGAAATTGCTGCTCAACTGGGCTTCCGCTCACCTAATGCGGCAGAGGAACATCTGAAAGCTCTGGCACGCAAAGGCGTGATTGAAATCGTCTCCGGTGCGTCGCGCGGTATTCGTTTATTAATGGAAGAAGAAGCCAGTGAGGGGCTGCCGTTGATTGGCCGTGTCGCTGCCGGTGAACCATTACTGGCGCAGGAGCACATTGAGGCCCATTACCAGGTGGATGCTAACCTCTTCAAACCTACCGCTGATTTCCTGCTGCGCGTTAGCGGCATGTCGATGAAAGATATCGGCATTATGGATGGTGACTTACTGGCGGTACACAAGACTCAGGAAGTGCGTAATGGCCAGGTTGTGGTGGCGCGCATTGATGATGAAGTCACGGTGAAACGCTGGAAAAAGCAGGGTGCGATTGTGCAGTTGCTGCCAGAAAACAGCGAATTCCAGCCGATTGTGGTGGATACC includes these proteins:
- a CDS encoding diacylglycerol kinase; its protein translation is MANNVTGILRIVKAAGYSWRGLRAAWQHEAAFRQETIAALVAMVVACWLDVDAVSRVLMIGSVVLVVIVEIMNSAIEAVVDRIGQERHPLAGRAKDMGSAAVLLAILLAVFVWIALLWSHVR
- the plsB gene encoding glycerol-3-phosphate 1-O-acyltransferase PlsB, with amino-acid sequence MSGWRKLYYKLLNLPLSILVKSKAIPSDPVSEHGLDPTRPILYVLPYDSKADLLTLRSQCLKHDLPDPLTPLEIDGTLLPRYVFIHDGPRVFPYFVPNLESVKLFHDYLDLHRSNPELDVQMLPVSVMFGRAPGREVQGEQTPHLRILNGVQKFFAILWHGRDSFVRFSPTVSLRQMASEHGTDKSIAQKLARVARIHFARQRLAAIGPRLPARQDLFNKLLQSKAIEKAVEDEARSKKISHEKAQQNAIEMMEEIAADFSYEAIRVTDRVMGWMWSRLYQGINVNGGERVRQLAQDGHELVYVPCHRSHMDYLLLSYVLYHQGLVPPHIAAGINLNFWPAGPIFRRLGAFFIRRTFKGNKLYSTVFREYLGELFNRGYSVEYFVEGGRSRTGRLLDPKTGTLSMTLQALLRGSSRPITFVPIYIGYEHVMEVGTYAKELRGAVKEKEGFMQMVHGLRKLRNLGQGYVNFGEPLPLVNYLNKHVPEWRESIDPIEPPRQAWMTPAVNDIANRLMVRINEAGAANAMNLCVTALLASRQRSLTREQLIEQLECYTQLLRNVPYSSESTVPDLNAEALLDHAMGMNKFETEQDNIGDIIILPREQAVLMTYYRNNIQHMLVMPSLIAAIVQQHREIDEAELLRQVSLVYPMLKSELFLRWSSEELPALLQDLCGEMVRQGLVSQQDGMLKLSAARYRTLQLLAAGIRETLQRFAITFSILSAKPGINRGTLEKESRTLAQRLSVLHGINAPEFFDKAVFTTLVMTLRDEGYINDSGDADVQRTQIMWQMLAELVTSDVRLTIESATAHD
- the lexA gene encoding transcriptional repressor LexA, yielding MKALTSRQQQVYDLIRDHINQTGMPPTRAEIAAQLGFRSPNAAEEHLKALARKGVIEIVSGASRGIRLLMEEEASEGLPLIGRVAAGEPLLAQEHIEAHYQVDANLFKPTADFLLRVSGMSMKDIGIMDGDLLAVHKTQEVRNGQVVVARIDDEVTVKRWKKQGAIVQLLPENSEFQPIVVDTREQSLTVEGLAVGIVRNGEWL